CGTATGTGCCGACGATGATTGCCACCAAGTCCGGACTTCTCTTCGGGGTCGATGATCGCGGCGTGGCAAGCTGCGTTGTCGCCAAGACTGGTGAGGAACTTTGGTCCGAACGCTTGCCGGGCAGCTACACCGCCTCGCCGATTTTGGTGGGCGATAAGTTGATCGCCGTCAACGAAGAAGGAGTCGTGACGGTCTACAAGGCGGGCAAGGAATTTGAAGTGGTGGGGCGAAGCAGCGTGGATGAGCGGGTGTTCGCAAGCCCCGCCTTCGCGGATGGCCGATTGTTCATCCGCGGGGCGAAGCATCTGTACTGCGTCGGTCAGGCCAAGTGAGTCGATTGCGGTGGGGGTGTCCCGGCAAGTTGATACTTGACTCGGCCTCCCACCAATACCGTCGTCGCCCGACCACGCACGCTCCAGCCGTGGTAGGGCGAGTTGCGACTTTTCGACCGCGACTGATTCACATCAATCGTGTACGTCGTGGTCGGATCGATGATGGTCACATCCGCAATGGCGTTGGCCTTGAGCGTTCCGCGTGGCAGACTCATAATGCCAGCGGGCACCAACGTCATCTTGCGGATCATCTCCGACCAGCTCAAGTGGCCTGGCTCCACCAGATAGGTGACGCATAGCGGCAGAAACGTCTCCAACCCGAGAATGCCGTTGGGCGTGTGCTCGAGTTCGCGCGATTTCTTTTCGGGGGCGTGCGGTGCGTGATCGGTCGCCAGTGCGTCTAGCGTCCCGTCTTTCAATCCCTCGATAATCGCTTGCACGTCGTTGTCGGTTCGCAGCGGCGGCGACATCTTGAAGTTGCTATCGAAGGTCCGCAGGCATCGATCGGTGAGCGTGAAGTGGTGCGGGCAGGCTTCACCCGTCACGCGCACACCGCGCTTTTTCCCCTGGCGAATCAGATCGACCCCGCCTGCCGTCGAGACGTGCAGAATGTGCAGCCGGCCGCCAGTCCGTTCAGCCAGGGCAATATCCCGATAGATCATCACTTCTTCGGCGATGGCGGGCATGCCGCGAAGGCCCAGTCGCAGACTTTCGATTCCCTCGTTCATCACCCCGCCACGGGTCAGGTCGAGATCCTCGGCGTGGGAGAGAATCGGCTTGTCGAACATGCGAGAGTATTCCAACGCTCGTCGCATGATTTCGGCGCTGACCACCGGAGTACCGTCATCGGTGAAGGCGACCGCGCCCCCTTCGACGAGTCCGCCGAATTCGGCGAGTTCCTGGCCGAGTCGCCCCTTGGTGATGGCACCAATCGGGAAGACATTCGCGTTGCCAGCCCGCTTCGCTTGCAGAATGACGAATTCCGCCGCCGCTTGCGAATCGATCGCCGGCTCGGTATTCGGCATGCAGGCAACCGAGGTCACGCCTCCAGCTAAGGCCGCCGCGGTGCCGGAAGCGATGGTCTCATCTTCCTCGCGGCCCGGTTCACGCAGGTGAACGTGGATGTCGATCAGCCCTGGCGCAACAATTTGGCCGGTGGCATCAATGATGGTATCGGGGTGGCGATTCGGCTGCGGGCCGATGCCGAGAATCCGATCATCAACGATCCAAAGATCGTCGATGCGGTCAATCAGTTGGCTCGGATCGATCACCCGGCCATTGCGAATCAGAATCGTGCTCATAGTGGCGATGTAGCGAGGAAGCGTGGCCCCGTCGAGGGGATTTTCTCATTCCTCGAACATCCGACGCTTTCGCAAGGTGTGCAAGTAATGTTGAGCAAATCGGTGGGCCTCATCGCGAACACTTTGCAGGATTCGCAGGGCTTCCGAACTGCGACTGAGTTTAATCGATTCGCTTTCACCGGGGCGAAAAATTTCTTCTTCCTGTTTCGCCAAGGAAATCAGGCAGGGTGGTTCGACGCCCAGCATCTTGAAGACGTCCCGCGCGGCGTTCAACTGCCCCTTGCCGCCGTCGATCAGCAGAATATCCGGGAAGATGCTCTCATCGTTGGCGGCACTGCGGAATCGGCGGCTGATGATTTCTCGAATGGACGCAAAATCGTCGATTCCTTCGACGGTGCGGATCTTGTATTTGCGATACCCATTCTTGAACGGAATCCCATCCAGAAACGATACCAGCGATGCAACCGTGTCCTGCCCGCCGAGATGGGCGATATCCACTCCCTCGATGGTGCGCGGAACTTCCTTCAGGCCGAGAATTTTCTTTAGGCCGCGCAATCCCTTCTTCGGGTCGATATGGAAGACGTGCGGTTGAATGTCGCGCTTGGCCTCCCCGCGAAGTTCGAGTTTTTGCAGGGCGGCAATTTCATCGCGCAGTCGAGCGGCCTTCTCGAACAGCATCGCCTCACTCGCCGCGAGCATGTCGCGTTCCATCTCCCGAATCAGTCGCCCTTTTTTGCCTTCCATGACCATGCGTAGCGAGCGAATCTGCTTGCGATATTCCTCGGGTGTGACCCGCAGATTACACGGGGCCGTGCATTGGCGAATGCTGGCGAGCAGACAGGGGCGGAACCACCGCCATCGCTCCTCGCTGGAGTTGATGTCGAGCTTGCAGGTGCGAAATTGGAAGATTCGCTGCAACACTTGAATGGCCATTCGCAAGCTGCGTGCGCTGGTGAAGGGACCGTACAACTTCACGCCGCGACGTTTGGGGTTGCGGGTGAATTCCACACGCGGGAATTCCTCTCGCATGCGGATCTGCAAATACGGGAACGATTTGTCGTCTTTGAGGTCGATATTGAATCGCGGCATCAGGTCTTTGACCAACCGCGATTCCAGTAACAAGGCATCCACTTCGGTATCGGTCTGAATGTAGTCCAGATCCGCGATATGTTTGACCAATTCGCGAGTGCGCTGTTCCTCGGCGGCCAGTTGGGTGAAGTAGTGCGATGCCCGATTGCGCAGGACTTTCGCTTTGCCCACATAAATGACTTTTCCCTCTGCGTCTTTCATCAAATAGACGCCCGGAGTGGTGGGGAAGGTCTTGACCTTCTCGTGAGGGGGGAGGGCATTCGGTTCGGGGGTTTCCACGCTGGACATGGTTTGTCGCGCGGCCGCGCGTCCTTGAGATGGCTCGATCAACTATCGCAATTATAGCGACGATTCGGACGGTTCGGCACTCCCGCTTTGCGATTGTGCGTCCGATTTCCAAGCAAGTTGAAGTGCGCCCAACAGCGATTCGTAGCGTTCACCCATGGCGGTGAGTCGAAATGTGCGGATTTCCGGGGAAACGACGGTGATTTGAATTTCGAGTCGCTCCACGGGCAACGCCGGGGTGACTTTCTCCGCCCATTCGATGATCGAAACAGCATCGCTGTCGAAATATTCGGCAGTTCCAAGATCGAGGAATTCGCCCACGGATTGCAAGCGGTAGGTGTCGAAGTGGGCAATCGGGAGTCGGGCGGTGTATTCTTGAATCAGCACGAATGTGGGGCTGTTGACGACAAACGGATTGCGGATGCCCAATCCGATGGCGATGCCGCGGGTGAAGTGTGTTTTTCCGGCCCCGAGTGTGCCGTTGAGGGCGATGACGGCGCCGGGAAACAACCGCTCCCCGAGACGCTCGCCGAGGCGGAGCGTGTCGGGAAGTCGGAGCTGGTCTACGGTCCAAGTCGCAACCATGCGAAGATTATGCCTTCAGGCTGGCTTTGTGGGCCCGTTCGACTTTATGACGCAGGTAGGCTTGCATGAACGGATCCAAATCCCCGTCCAACACACCGGCCAAGTCGGGAGTCTTCAGATCGATTCCGTCCCGTTCTTCGCGCACCAGCGTGTACGGGTGAACGATGTAGCTGCGAATCTGACTACCAAAGGCGATTTCACCTTTGCCGTCGTACCGATTCGCAATATCGCCCAACCGTTTTTGTTCTTCGATGGCGTACAGTCGCGCCTTGAGCAGGGCCAACGCGTTATTGTAGTTCTTTGGCTGACTGCGCTCGGTACGGCTTTCGGCCCGCACGTTCGTGGGCGTGTGAATCAGTCGCACACCGGATTGCGTCTTGTTCTGGTGCTGCCCACCGGGGCCACCCGAGCAGAACGTTTGCATAATCAAGTCGCAATCGCGGACTTCGATTTCGATGGTGTCATCGATTTCGGGCAAGACTTCGACGGCCGCAAACGAGGTCTGCCGCGTATCTCCGCCACCAAACGGGCTGATGCGCACCAACCGATGGACGCCGACTTCCGATTGCATGTGTCCGTAGGCGTATTCGCCGACGATTCGCATGGTCACGGATTGAATCCCGGCCTCTTCGTTGGGCACTTCGTCTTGGATTTCCACGGAAAAGCCGTGACGTTCGGCCCAGCGAATGTACATCCGCATGAGCGTTTGTGCCCAGTCGCAGGCATCGGTCCCGCCCGCGCCCGGCTTGATCGACAGAATCGCGTTGTTGGCGTCTTGCTTGCCGGACATCATTGCCTGGAATTCAAACGCATCGAGCATGGAGCCGACTTTATCGACTTCCACGGTCAGATCCGGCTCCAAGCTGGAATCTTCATCGCAGAGTTCGACCATGGCATCCATATCGCCTTTGGCCGAAACCAATTCCTCGAACGGCTTTAAGACGGCATTCAACGTCTTGACTTTTTGGATGGTCTTTTGTGCTTCGTCCGGATTATCCCAGAATGTCGGCCCTTCCATCTTTTCGTTCAGGGCCGCGCGTTGGCTCAATTTGTTGGGGACATCAAAGAGAGTCCCGTAGCAACGTCAAGCGAGTGGTCATGTCTTCAACGCGACTGCGCAGTTCTGGACTCATGGCACCTGTCCTCTTCATCCGGGTGGAGTTGCGACAAACTCTGGCACTCGCCCACCGGCGGATTCACTATATCATATCTCGTCAAGTGCATCCGGCAATCCGGCAGACATTCTAATCAAGGGACACGGTATGGGACGGTTGAGCAATCAGGTGGCGTTGATCACCGGCGCGGGCAGCGGAGTCGGATTGGCAATCGCTCAGGCCTTTCTCGCGGAAGGGGCGAAACTCGTGCTCGCTGGGCGGGATGCGGCCAAACTCGAGAAAGCGGCCCAATCGCTGAACGCAGGCGATGCCGTGACGATCGTGCCGACCGACATTACCGATCCAGCCGCGGTTGCCAAGCTCGTCGAGCAAGCGACAGCGGCCTACGGGAAAATCGACATTTTGGTCAATAACGCGGGGACGAATCTGAAGGCCCGCACCATGCGCGAACTGACGCCGGAATCGTGGCAAACGCTGATTCGCACCAATTTGGACGGGGCGTTCTACTGCATTCAAGCCGTGTTGCCGCAGATGATTGCCCGCAAAGATGGGGTGATCGTCAACATCAATTCGGTGTCGGGCAAGCGAGCGTATCCGTTGGCTGGTGCGGCTTATGTCGCGTCGAAATTTGGACTCGCCGGATTAGGCAACTGCCTCGCTGCCGAAGAACGCGAAAACAACATTCGCGTCAGCAACATTTTCCCTGGCGAAATCGATACGCCGATTCTGGAAGTGCGGCCCAACCCCGTCACCGAAGAAGCGCGAAAAGTGATTCTCAAGC
This DNA window, taken from Tuwongella immobilis, encodes the following:
- a CDS encoding dihydroorotase — protein: MSTILIRNGRVIDPSQLIDRIDDLWIVDDRILGIGPQPNRHPDTIIDATGQIVAPGLIDIHVHLREPGREEDETIASGTAAALAGGVTSVACMPNTEPAIDSQAAAEFVILQAKRAGNANVFPIGAITKGRLGQELAEFGGLVEGGAVAFTDDGTPVVSAEIMRRALEYSRMFDKPILSHAEDLDLTRGGVMNEGIESLRLGLRGMPAIAEEVMIYRDIALAERTGGRLHILHVSTAGGVDLIRQGKKRGVRVTGEACPHHFTLTDRCLRTFDSNFKMSPPLRTDNDVQAIIEGLKDGTLDALATDHAPHAPEKKSRELEHTPNGILGLETFLPLCVTYLVEPGHLSWSEMIRKMTLVPAGIMSLPRGTLKANAIADVTIIDPTTTYTIDVNQSRSKSRNSPYHGWSVRGRATTVLVGGRVKYQLAGTPPPQSTHLA
- a CDS encoding excinuclease ABC subunit UvrC, with the protein product MSSVETPEPNALPPHEKVKTFPTTPGVYLMKDAEGKVIYVGKAKVLRNRASHYFTQLAAEEQRTRELVKHIADLDYIQTDTEVDALLLESRLVKDLMPRFNIDLKDDKSFPYLQIRMREEFPRVEFTRNPKRRGVKLYGPFTSARSLRMAIQVLQRIFQFRTCKLDINSSEERWRWFRPCLLASIRQCTAPCNLRVTPEEYRKQIRSLRMVMEGKKGRLIREMERDMLAASEAMLFEKAARLRDEIAALQKLELRGEAKRDIQPHVFHIDPKKGLRGLKKILGLKEVPRTIEGVDIAHLGGQDTVASLVSFLDGIPFKNGYRKYKIRTVEGIDDFASIREIISRRFRSAANDESIFPDILLIDGGKGQLNAARDVFKMLGVEPPCLISLAKQEEEIFRPGESESIKLSRSSEALRILQSVRDEAHRFAQHYLHTLRKRRMFEE
- the tsaE gene encoding tRNA (adenosine(37)-N6)-threonylcarbamoyltransferase complex ATPase subunit type 1 TsaE yields the protein MVATWTVDQLRLPDTLRLGERLGERLFPGAVIALNGTLGAGKTHFTRGIAIGLGIRNPFVVNSPTFVLIQEYTARLPIAHFDTYRLQSVGEFLDLGTAEYFDSDAVSIIEWAEKVTPALPVERLEIQITVVSPEIRTFRLTAMGERYESLLGALQLAWKSDAQSQSGSAEPSESSL
- the prfB gene encoding peptide chain release factor 2 (programmed frameshift), translating into MSPELRSRVEDMTTRLTLLRDSLDVPNKLSQRAALNEKMEGPTFWDNPDEAQKTIQKVKTLNAVLKPFEELVSAKGDMDAMVELCDEDSSLEPDLTVEVDKVGSMLDAFEFQAMMSGKQDANNAILSIKPGAGGTDACDWAQTLMRMYIRWAERHGFSVEIQDEVPNEEAGIQSVTMRIVGEYAYGHMQSEVGVHRLVRISPFGGGDTRQTSFAAVEVLPEIDDTIEIEVRDCDLIMQTFCSGGPGGQHQNKTQSGVRLIHTPTNVRAESRTERSQPKNYNNALALLKARLYAIEEQKRLGDIANRYDGKGEIAFGSQIRSYIVHPYTLVREERDGIDLKTPDLAGVLDGDLDPFMQAYLRHKVERAHKASLKA
- a CDS encoding SDR family oxidoreductase codes for the protein MGRLSNQVALITGAGSGVGLAIAQAFLAEGAKLVLAGRDAAKLEKAAQSLNAGDAVTIVPTDITDPAAVAKLVEQATAAYGKIDILVNNAGTNLKARTMRELTPESWQTLIRTNLDGAFYCIQAVLPQMIARKDGVIVNINSVSGKRAYPLAGAAYVASKFGLAGLGNCLAAEERENNIRVSNIFPGEIDTPILEVRPNPVTEEARKVILKPADVASAVLFVATLPPHVSVPELIIKPTAHVYS